Proteins from a genomic interval of Niabella soli DSM 19437:
- a CDS encoding ABC transporter permease, with protein sequence MLKSYFITAWRSLWKNKVAGAINLIGLSVGMTAAVFIFFWVHNEWSFDDYHPDSNNIYRVTTNLKEQGWVWETSPLLLAETLKKEVPELAQTARVFDGNMPVFNVKNSPVYDKNCAYVDGSWFDLFHYDFLDGSTAAFANDPNSIILTASDAIKYFGTTNATGKIIHVDSADLVVQGVVKDAPANSSFQYTSFIPLANLLRNEKRRKSDEDWGNANYITFIKIRPTADVNLLQKKINAIVAKRTGGNGTSITLLPLKQMHFETALENSVYRHGNKNTVYIFMVLAIMLLLIACINYVNLTTAKASLRAKEVGVRKIVGAGRAQLFSQFVVEALLVSGMAVLITILLVRFCLPVFNKLTDKHFSFAIFSASLWSIIGFTLLAAFVLNSIYPALAFSSFQPLNVFRGLTALNIKDSFFRKVLVVFQFVVSMLLICATIVIYRQMRFIQQTNLGYNKSQVLSFMLPLTVDVNTKEATIQTVKNELQLKPAIQGVTIANQPIENIGSYSTGAADWDGRDSSFKPKIAQLSADADFAKILKLQMAAGRWFRPESATDRDNVILNETAINELHITQPYIGKRFTWKGKQGQIIGVVKDFKYKSLHDKTGPLVVFQNPAWFRFFMVRVAPGQATQGVQDVENAWRHFFPGAALDYHFLDDSFDQLYKADKQTASLILGFAIIAIFISVMGLFGLISFTAEQKAKEISIRKVLGAGVITLIQFITKDFLRLIGIAVIIASPLAWMAMDRWLQGFAYRINITGWMFVIAGGITISIALLTVSFQAIKAAIANPVKALRSE encoded by the coding sequence ATGCTCAAAAGTTATTTTATAACCGCCTGGCGGAGTTTATGGAAAAATAAAGTGGCGGGGGCTATTAATCTTATTGGCTTGTCAGTTGGTATGACGGCGGCGGTGTTTATTTTTTTCTGGGTACATAACGAATGGAGTTTTGATGATTATCATCCGGATTCTAATAATATCTACAGGGTTACCACCAATCTTAAAGAACAAGGATGGGTATGGGAAACCTCACCATTACTGTTGGCGGAAACCTTAAAAAAGGAAGTTCCCGAACTTGCGCAAACAGCGAGAGTATTTGACGGCAATATGCCTGTATTTAATGTGAAAAATAGCCCGGTCTACGATAAAAACTGCGCCTATGTGGACGGGAGCTGGTTTGATTTGTTTCATTATGATTTTCTTGACGGGAGCACGGCAGCGTTTGCAAACGATCCCAACAGTATTATTCTTACGGCTTCGGATGCAATTAAGTATTTTGGTACGACAAACGCAACGGGAAAAATTATTCATGTTGATAGCGCTGATCTTGTTGTACAAGGTGTTGTAAAAGACGCACCCGCTAACTCAAGTTTCCAGTATACTTCATTTATCCCTTTAGCAAATCTTTTAAGGAATGAAAAAAGAAGAAAGAGTGATGAGGATTGGGGGAATGCCAATTATATCACCTTTATCAAAATTCGGCCAACGGCTGACGTCAATCTTCTTCAGAAAAAGATCAATGCCATAGTTGCAAAAAGAACAGGCGGCAATGGAACTAGCATAACCTTGTTGCCGCTAAAACAAATGCACTTCGAAACCGCACTCGAAAACTCTGTTTACCGGCACGGTAATAAAAATACCGTTTATATATTTATGGTACTTGCTATAATGTTGTTGCTTATTGCTTGTATTAACTACGTAAACCTTACAACGGCAAAAGCCAGTCTCAGGGCTAAAGAAGTAGGAGTAAGGAAAATTGTTGGTGCTGGCCGGGCCCAGCTATTCAGTCAGTTTGTAGTAGAAGCATTGCTGGTAAGCGGGATGGCTGTTTTGATAACTATTTTACTGGTGCGGTTTTGCCTGCCTGTTTTTAATAAGCTTACGGATAAGCATTTTAGCTTCGCTATTTTTTCGGCTTCGTTATGGAGCATTATCGGTTTTACCTTGTTGGCGGCGTTTGTACTTAATAGCATCTACCCGGCATTGGCCTTCTCCTCGTTCCAGCCATTGAATGTTTTCAGAGGGCTTACTGCATTGAACATAAAAGATAGTTTTTTTAGAAAAGTATTGGTGGTTTTTCAGTTTGTTGTCTCTATGTTGCTGATCTGTGCAACCATTGTTATTTACAGGCAGATGCGATTCATCCAGCAAACAAATTTAGGCTATAATAAATCCCAGGTACTTAGTTTTATGCTTCCGCTAACCGTTGATGTAAATACAAAAGAGGCTACTATTCAGACCGTTAAAAATGAATTGCAATTAAAACCTGCTATTCAGGGTGTTACAATAGCCAACCAGCCCATAGAGAATATTGGAAGTTATTCAACTGGTGCGGCAGATTGGGATGGACGTGATAGTTCTTTTAAGCCTAAGATTGCACAGCTTTCTGCGGATGCTGACTTTGCGAAAATACTGAAATTGCAAATGGCGGCTGGGCGATGGTTTCGCCCGGAGAGCGCCACTGATAGAGATAATGTTATTTTAAACGAAACGGCGATAAATGAATTGCATATTACTCAACCGTATATCGGCAAACGTTTTACATGGAAAGGAAAGCAAGGGCAAATAATAGGTGTTGTAAAAGATTTTAAATATAAAAGTTTGCACGATAAAACGGGTCCGCTGGTGGTATTTCAGAATCCCGCCTGGTTTCGTTTTTTTATGGTGCGTGTTGCGCCGGGTCAGGCAACGCAGGGCGTACAGGATGTTGAAAATGCATGGCGGCATTTTTTTCCCGGAGCCGCGCTGGATTATCATTTTTTGGATGATAGCTTTGATCAACTTTATAAAGCCGATAAACAAACGGCTTCACTGATATTGGGATTTGCCATCATTGCTATTTTTATTTCTGTAATGGGGTTATTTGGCCTGATCTCTTTTACTGCGGAACAAAAAGCAAAGGAGATCAGCATTCGAAAAGTGTTGGGTGCCGGTGTTATTACCCTTATACAATTCATCACTAAAGATTTTTTGAGGTTAATAGGGATCGCTGTTATTATTGCTTCGCCGCTTGCATGGATGGCTATGGATCGATGGCTTCAGGGTTTTGCTTATCGGATTAATATAACGGGATGGATGTTCGTTATTGCGGGGGGTATTACAATTAGCATTGCATTACTGACGGTCAGTTTTCAGGCTATTAAAGCCGCTATAGCCAACCCGGTGAAAGCATTGCGGAGCGAATGA
- a CDS encoding ABC transporter permease — MLKNYLKIAWRNIIKSKIYSMINILGLAIGITVAMLIGLWIWDEVSYDHYHANHKQLAQLMTVFIDNDGSKNTTSHAVAMPIGEELRSKYRSNFKNISMASWNFGHVMTVGDTKITGEGMWVESGFPSMFSLKMVKGNSNALNDPSSVLISASIAKALFGNESAMDKIIRFDNKYELKVAGVFEDLPQNTTLSSTKILLPWKKYVTTEDGLKRAATQWNNHSWQCFVQVDAAANFAKIDGLIRNAAMVHKNARTDGREEALLHPMDKWRLYSEFKDGRAEAGRIRFVWLFGVIGVFVLLLACINFMNLSTARSENRAKEVGIRKTVGSVKSQLVGQFLSESVLVAFLSFVLSIGMAVSLLSVFNKLADKSIHIPWSNGAFWLAAILFTLITGLISGSYPALYLSRFEPIKVLKGTFRAGKYASLPRKILVVIQFAFSIALIIGTIIVYKQIQYAQNRPVNYDKSGLITVYMTTPDLQGHYDALRTDLMATGAVANMAESSSPTTAVFANQIGFEWEGKDPGTLPAFGTIGVTLDFGKTIGWQLKEGRDFSKDFSTDSLAMILNEAAVRQINMKRDIVGQTIKWNDKKYTVVGIIKDMVMESPYQPVNPTIFTYDPGSASVINLKMKPGIGIKDALSKIEVVFKKYNPAASFDYSFNDEDYSRKFADEQRVGRLATFFTVLAILISCLGLFGLASFVAEQRKKEIGVRKVLGASVLNLWQMLSKEFVLLVSISCLIAIPFAWYYLSHWLKQYDYKTTLSWWIFIVSGAGALLIALLTISFQAIKAAIANPVKALRSE, encoded by the coding sequence ATGCTTAAAAATTATCTGAAAATAGCATGGAGAAATATTATCAAGAGTAAAATATACTCAATGATCAACATCCTGGGATTGGCGATTGGTATTACTGTGGCCATGTTGATCGGTTTGTGGATATGGGACGAAGTTTCCTATGATCACTACCATGCCAATCACAAGCAACTGGCCCAGTTGATGACGGTCTTTATTGATAACGATGGAAGTAAAAATACCACCAGCCATGCTGTGGCGATGCCGATTGGTGAAGAGTTGCGCAGTAAATACCGCAGCAACTTTAAAAACATATCGATGGCTTCCTGGAATTTCGGACACGTGATGACGGTCGGAGATACAAAAATTACCGGCGAGGGAATGTGGGTGGAGAGCGGCTTTCCTTCCATGTTTTCTTTGAAAATGGTAAAGGGAAACAGCAATGCACTTAATGATCCTTCCTCTGTGTTGATAAGCGCTTCTATTGCAAAAGCGTTGTTTGGAAATGAGAGTGCCATGGATAAAATCATACGTTTTGATAATAAGTATGAGCTTAAAGTAGCCGGAGTATTTGAAGATCTGCCTCAGAACACTACTTTATCCAGTACGAAGATCCTGCTGCCCTGGAAAAAATACGTCACCACAGAAGACGGGTTGAAGCGAGCAGCCACACAATGGAATAACCACTCCTGGCAATGTTTTGTACAGGTGGATGCTGCTGCCAATTTTGCAAAGATCGATGGCCTGATCAGGAATGCCGCCATGGTACATAAAAATGCAAGAACTGATGGAAGAGAAGAAGCTTTATTACATCCTATGGACAAATGGCGTTTATACAGTGAGTTTAAAGACGGCAGAGCGGAAGCCGGTCGCATCCGGTTTGTGTGGCTGTTTGGGGTAATTGGAGTATTTGTTTTGCTACTGGCCTGCATTAATTTCATGAACCTGTCTACCGCGCGCAGCGAAAACAGGGCAAAAGAAGTGGGCATACGTAAAACGGTTGGCTCTGTAAAAAGCCAATTGGTTGGCCAGTTTTTAAGTGAATCTGTATTGGTGGCCTTTCTTTCTTTTGTGCTTTCAATAGGAATGGCGGTTTCATTGCTCTCCGTATTTAATAAGCTGGCAGATAAAAGCATTCACATTCCCTGGAGCAATGGGGCTTTTTGGTTGGCGGCTATTTTGTTCACATTAATAACGGGGCTTATTTCCGGTAGTTACCCCGCATTGTATTTGTCCCGGTTTGAACCGATAAAAGTCTTGAAAGGGACATTCCGGGCAGGTAAATATGCCTCCCTTCCCCGCAAAATCCTTGTAGTGATCCAGTTTGCCTTTTCCATTGCATTAATAATAGGGACCATTATTGTCTATAAACAGATTCAATATGCGCAAAACCGCCCGGTGAATTATGATAAGTCGGGACTAATAACGGTATATATGACAACGCCTGACCTGCAGGGCCATTATGACGCATTGCGGACTGATTTAATGGCGACGGGAGCGGTTGCAAATATGGCGGAATCATCAAGCCCTACCACGGCCGTTTTTGCGAACCAGATCGGCTTTGAATGGGAGGGTAAAGATCCCGGCACTTTGCCGGCATTTGGCACTATTGGTGTAACGCTCGATTTTGGAAAGACCATTGGCTGGCAGCTAAAAGAAGGCCGCGATTTTTCGAAAGATTTTTCAACGGACAGTCTTGCAATGATATTGAATGAGGCTGCTGTTAGACAAATAAATATGAAACGGGATATCGTTGGCCAAACCATAAAATGGAACGATAAGAAATATACGGTTGTTGGTATTATAAAAGATATGGTCATGGAGTCGCCCTATCAACCGGTAAATCCCACTATTTTTACCTATGATCCGGGGTCAGCGAGCGTAATCAACCTGAAAATGAAGCCCGGAATTGGCATAAAAGATGCACTTTCCAAAATTGAAGTCGTTTTTAAAAAATATAATCCTGCAGCTTCATTTGATTATTCCTTTAACGATGAAGACTATTCCAGGAAATTTGCTGATGAACAGCGTGTGGGCCGACTGGCAACTTTCTTCACTGTTCTTGCCATATTGATTTCCTGTCTCGGATTGTTTGGGCTTGCTTCTTTTGTTGCCGAACAGCGTAAGAAAGAGATCGGTGTGCGCAAAGTATTGGGCGCGTCGGTTTTGAATTTATGGCAAATGCTCTCAAAAGAGTTTGTCTTATTGGTAAGTATTTCCTGCCTTATTGCCATTCCATTTGCCTGGTATTATTTATCACACTGGCTGAAACAATATGATTACAAAACAACATTAAGCTGGTGGATATTTATTGTTTCGGGAGCCGGGGCACTGCTGATAGCCTTGTTAACCATAAGTTTTCAGGCCATTAAAGCCGCTATTGCCAACCCGGTAAAGGCGTTGCGGAGCGAGTGA
- a CDS encoding ABC transporter permease — protein MIKNYFKTAFRNLWKSRGFTAINILGLAIGMAAAMLILLWIGNEWSMDRFHAKGDRIYWMYNRDRVAGEAWAWGNTSTPLAPALKKDYPEVEDATRAIDVGFLFTVGDKKMNVQGLAVDSGFLSMFSFPLLQGDVRQSLTSVYDIVITEKLAKKLFGKENALGKTIRIDSVNNCTVTGVLKDLPPNTQFDFEYLLPWAYPKKLGFFNDNWGNNWPRTFVLLKPNSSQKAFDAKVRTITIDHTKNDGNPSTTEVFTQPLPRAYLYGKSDNGKLVSGQIQTVILFGIIAAFILLIACINFMNLSTARSEKRAREVGIRKVAGAERKTLVLQFLTESVLLSFIAFIIALLLVQISLGWFNQLTNKQLFIQYRSGLFWLSALAFVVFTGVLAGSYPAFYLSSFNPVKVLKGAFKKVKALVAPRKILVVTQFTFAIFLIIATIIIVKQLEHGLNRDRGYDQNNLIYIRTQGDINKHYAAIKNELLGSGAVTMLTKSANAITQRNSDSWGFRWNGSTKDDEKIDFVRLGTDADFTKVMDIKLMAGRDIDVYQYPTDTNAVLLNETAVKMMRLKDPVGTIIREVGDTSNAYIKVVGVIKDFILESPFSKKVSPMMVYGPNKNYEQVIHLKLNPANTTADNLRSIEKIFKKYNPQYPFESTFVDADYSKKFTDVQRQKKLAELFAGLTIFISCLGLFALAAYMAENRVKEIGVRKVLGASVLGISTLLSKDFLKLVLVAFLIAAPLAYWLMNKWLAGYSYRISIQWWVFALAGALSVFIALATVSFQAIKAAIANPVKALRSE, from the coding sequence ATGATAAAAAATTATTTTAAAACCGCCTTTAGGAATCTTTGGAAAAGCAGAGGATTTACTGCCATTAATATTTTGGGACTGGCCATTGGCATGGCGGCGGCAATGTTGATACTGTTGTGGATTGGAAATGAATGGAGCATGGACCGGTTTCATGCAAAAGGCGACCGGATCTATTGGATGTACAACCGGGACCGGGTTGCGGGTGAAGCATGGGCATGGGGCAATACTTCTACTCCGCTGGCGCCTGCCTTAAAAAAGGATTATCCCGAGGTTGAGGACGCCACGCGCGCAATTGATGTGGGCTTTTTGTTTACGGTAGGAGATAAAAAGATGAATGTGCAGGGGCTGGCAGTGGATAGCGGCTTTTTGTCCATGTTCAGCTTTCCGTTATTGCAGGGCGATGTGCGGCAGTCGCTGACAAGTGTTTATGATATTGTTATCACAGAAAAACTTGCAAAAAAACTTTTTGGAAAGGAGAATGCCCTGGGAAAAACAATCCGTATTGATAGTGTGAACAATTGCACGGTGACAGGGGTGCTGAAAGATCTGCCCCCTAATACGCAGTTTGATTTTGAATACCTGCTTCCCTGGGCGTATCCGAAAAAACTGGGCTTTTTTAATGACAACTGGGGCAATAACTGGCCGCGGACATTTGTGTTGCTAAAACCCAATAGCTCACAAAAAGCCTTTGATGCAAAAGTGCGGACCATTACCATCGACCATACTAAAAATGACGGGAACCCCTCTACAACAGAGGTTTTTACACAACCGTTGCCGCGTGCATATTTGTATGGGAAATCAGATAACGGTAAGCTGGTAAGCGGTCAGATTCAGACGGTGATCCTGTTTGGGATTATTGCTGCTTTTATCTTGTTGATTGCCTGTATCAACTTCATGAATCTTAGCACTGCACGCAGTGAAAAACGCGCCAGGGAAGTGGGCATACGCAAAGTGGCCGGCGCGGAAAGAAAAACATTGGTGCTCCAGTTTTTGACGGAGAGTGTATTGTTGAGTTTTATTGCTTTTATCATAGCATTGCTTTTAGTGCAGATAAGCCTCGGATGGTTCAATCAACTCACAAATAAGCAACTTTTTATCCAATACCGGAGCGGCTTATTCTGGTTGTCTGCATTGGCTTTTGTGGTTTTTACAGGCGTTCTGGCGGGCAGCTATCCTGCTTTTTACCTTTCTTCTTTCAACCCCGTAAAAGTATTAAAGGGCGCCTTTAAAAAAGTGAAGGCACTGGTTGCGCCAAGAAAAATACTGGTGGTTACGCAATTTACCTTTGCTATTTTCCTGATCATTGCAACCATCATTATTGTAAAGCAGTTGGAGCATGGGTTAAACCGGGACAGGGGGTACGACCAAAATAACCTGATTTACATACGCACACAAGGCGACATTAATAAGCACTATGCCGCTATAAAAAATGAACTGTTGGGCAGCGGAGCGGTTACTATGCTGACCAAATCAGCCAATGCTATTACCCAAAGAAATAGCGATAGCTGGGGCTTTAGATGGAATGGAAGCACGAAAGATGATGAAAAAATAGACTTTGTAAGATTAGGTACTGATGCTGATTTTACCAAAGTAATGGATATTAAATTGATGGCGGGGAGAGATATTGATGTGTATCAATACCCTACCGACACCAATGCGGTTTTGCTGAACGAAACAGCCGTAAAAATGATGCGTCTTAAAGACCCTGTAGGAACAATCATACGGGAGGTGGGGGATACGAGCAACGCGTATATTAAGGTTGTGGGCGTAATAAAGGATTTTATACTGGAGTCGCCTTTTTCAAAAAAAGTAAGTCCCATGATGGTCTATGGCCCGAATAAAAACTATGAACAGGTCATCCATTTAAAACTGAATCCCGCAAATACTACTGCTGATAACCTGCGTAGCATTGAAAAGATATTTAAAAAATATAACCCGCAATACCCCTTTGAATCCACTTTTGTAGATGCAGATTATTCAAAAAAATTTACCGACGTTCAGCGTCAGAAAAAGCTGGCAGAGTTGTTTGCGGGGCTGACGATTTTTATTTCCTGCCTGGGACTGTTTGCATTGGCTGCCTATATGGCGGAGAACCGGGTTAAAGAAATTGGTGTGCGAAAAGTATTAGGCGCTTCGGTTCTGGGTATTAGCACCCTGCTGTCGAAAGATTTTCTCAAACTGGTACTGGTAGCTTTTTTAATAGCAGCGCCGCTGGCCTATTGGTTGATGAATAAATGGTTGGCCGGCTATAGTTATCGCATAAGCATCCAGTGGTGGGTATTTGCATTGGCCGGGGCGTTGTCGGTTTTTATTGCGCTGGCTACGGTTAGCTTCCAGGCCATTAAAGCAGCCATTGCCAACCCGGTGAAGGCATTGCGGAGCGAATGA
- a CDS encoding four helix bundle protein — translation MQDFTKLVVWQRSHLFTLSIYRVSKRFPKEEIMALTYQMRKAAYSIPTNIAEGCGRRTIPQFKNFLDIAAGSATELHYQLILSKDLLYLTPLIADQMINEIIEIKRMLHGLMGKL, via the coding sequence ATGCAAGACTTCACTAAATTAGTCGTGTGGCAAAGAAGCCACTTGTTCACATTAAGCATTTATCGCGTCAGCAAAAGATTTCCCAAAGAGGAAATTATGGCGCTGACTTACCAGATGAGGAAAGCGGCTTATTCCATACCAACCAATATAGCAGAAGGCTGCGGAAGAAGAACAATTCCTCAATTTAAAAACTTCCTGGATATCGCGGCCGGTTCTGCTACAGAACTCCACTACCAGCTTATTCTATCTAAAGATCTTTTATATCTCACCCCTTTGATTGCTGATCAAATGATCAATGAAATCATCGAAATAAAAAGGATGCTTCACGGGCTCATGGGCAAGCTTTGA
- a CDS encoding sigma-54-dependent transcriptional regulator, protein MLSDFLCAFLPSDMLLKDATILIVDDDTDVLTAARLLLKSQAKEVTTEKNPENLRSLFSKKDFDLVLMDMNFNSTINTGNEGLYWLRKIRELGSKAAIIMITAYGDIDLAVRSLKEGASDFMLKPWQNDQLIQNIKELLKKRTNKSAVQPAATAGSGLLGQSEAMQDVLKKIEKIAPTDANILVLGENGTGKDLVAHAIYQQSLRAAGPFIKTDVGALTESLFESELFGHTKGAFTDAREERIGRFEAAHGGTLFLDEIGNIALHQQARLLTVLQNRQVTKLGSHQPVPIDIRLVCATNLPLEELANEKRFRKDLIYRINTVEIILPPLRKRTGDIELLARHFVKQYGDKYFKPGLELVKKSIDKLNLYHFPGNVRELQYAIERAVIMSDGESIQPVDIVFSPIESREADTAKSPESINLNVLEKNAILIAIEKNNGNITKAAKELGLTRTALYRRLNKYDIE, encoded by the coding sequence TTGTTATCCGATTTTCTCTGCGCATTTTTGCCATCAGATATGCTTTTAAAAGATGCCACCATATTAATTGTGGACGATGATACGGATGTATTAACTGCCGCGCGGCTGTTGTTAAAATCCCAGGCTAAAGAAGTGACCACCGAAAAAAATCCTGAAAACCTCCGAAGCCTTTTTTCGAAAAAGGATTTTGATCTGGTGCTGATGGATATGAATTTCAACAGTACCATTAACACCGGTAATGAGGGATTATACTGGTTGCGGAAAATAAGGGAGCTGGGATCCAAAGCCGCCATCATCATGATCACCGCCTATGGCGACATCGACCTTGCCGTACGTTCCTTAAAAGAAGGCGCTTCTGATTTTATGCTGAAGCCCTGGCAGAACGACCAACTGATCCAGAACATAAAAGAGCTGTTGAAAAAACGGACGAATAAATCCGCCGTACAACCTGCAGCTACCGCCGGGAGCGGGTTACTGGGGCAATCCGAAGCCATGCAGGACGTCTTAAAAAAGATTGAGAAAATAGCCCCCACCGATGCAAATATTTTAGTGCTGGGCGAAAACGGCACCGGAAAAGACCTTGTGGCCCATGCCATCTACCAGCAATCCTTAAGAGCCGCCGGTCCCTTTATAAAAACCGATGTAGGCGCCCTCACAGAAAGTCTTTTTGAAAGTGAATTGTTCGGGCATACCAAAGGGGCGTTTACCGATGCCCGGGAAGAGCGCATCGGCCGCTTTGAAGCGGCTCATGGCGGCACGCTGTTTTTGGATGAGATCGGCAATATTGCGCTGCATCAGCAGGCGCGGTTGCTGACGGTACTGCAAAACCGGCAGGTTACCAAACTGGGATCGCATCAGCCGGTGCCTATTGACATTCGCCTGGTATGCGCCACCAACCTGCCTTTGGAGGAACTGGCCAATGAAAAACGTTTTAGAAAAGACCTGATCTACCGGATCAATACCGTAGAGATCATCTTGCCTCCGCTGCGAAAAAGAACCGGCGATATTGAACTGCTGGCGCGGCATTTTGTAAAACAATATGGCGATAAATATTTTAAACCCGGCCTGGAACTGGTTAAAAAATCAATCGACAAACTGAACCTGTATCATTTCCCGGGGAACGTCCGGGAACTGCAATATGCAATAGAGCGCGCGGTAATCATGAGCGACGGCGAAAGCATACAACCGGTAGATATTGTTTTTTCCCCTATTGAAAGCAGGGAGGCCGACACCGCTAAAAGCCCTGAATCGATCAATCTCAATGTGCTGGAAAAAAATGCCATATTAATTGCCATTGAAAAAAATAATGGTAATATTACAAAAGCCGCTAAGGAACTGGGGCTTACACGAACCGCCCTGTATCGCCGGCTGAACAAATATGATATTGAGTAA
- a CDS encoding ABC transporter ATP-binding protein — protein MIKITNLEKIYRTEEVETVALNDLSFEVKDGEFVAVMGPSGCGKSTLLNILGLLDDPDAGSFLFNGTEVAKFNERKRADMRKKNIGFVFQSFNLIDELTVFENVELPLMYAGVKKSDRKARVDEVLEKVQIMHRRNHFPQQLSGGQQQRVAVARAVVNKPKLILADEPTGNLDSSNGNEVMQMLTDLNEAGTTIVMVTHSEHDARYSHRIIRMLDGRTVTENILV, from the coding sequence ATGATCAAAATAACCAATCTCGAAAAAATTTACCGGACCGAAGAAGTAGAAACCGTAGCGCTCAATGATCTTTCCTTTGAAGTAAAGGACGGAGAGTTTGTAGCGGTGATGGGGCCTTCGGGCTGTGGAAAATCTACATTGCTGAATATCCTGGGCCTGCTGGACGACCCGGATGCGGGTAGCTTTTTATTTAATGGCACCGAAGTGGCAAAGTTCAATGAGCGCAAACGGGCCGATATGCGCAAAAAGAATATCGGGTTCGTGTTCCAGAGTTTTAACCTTATTGATGAGCTGACCGTTTTTGAAAATGTGGAATTGCCGCTGATGTATGCGGGTGTAAAAAAGTCGGACCGCAAGGCGCGGGTGGATGAAGTGCTGGAAAAAGTGCAGATCATGCACCGGCGCAATCACTTCCCCCAGCAGCTTTCCGGGGGACAACAACAACGTGTGGCCGTTGCCAGAGCCGTAGTGAATAAACCCAAGCTGATCCTCGCCGATGAACCTACCGGGAACCTGGATAGTAGTAATGGTAATGAGGTGATGCAAATGCTTACCGACCTGAACGAAGCGGGCACCACCATTGTAATGGTTACCCACAGCGAACATGATGCCCGCTACAGTCATCGTATCATCCGCATGCTGGATGGAAGAACGGTGACGGAGAATATTTTGGTTTAA
- a CDS encoding efflux RND transporter periplasmic adaptor subunit: MDRAIEKKFWNKKRIWTIAGVTALVSLIVSSIVLAGGKSKLNVDTERITISEVKKAPFKEYIPVNGVVLPISTIYLDAMEGGRVEEKYVEDGAMMKKGEPILRLSNTDLELNLIGQQSSVYTTLAQVQLAKTTAQQNTVNNLNQMTDAESQLKEAERLYNLNKYLYENKAIGEQEFRKSEIDYNYKLKKRDLAEKITEQDQQSNKIQTKQASQSFSNSQKALNLYSRKVGDLILRAPVDGQLTSLDAEIGQSKNKGERLGQIDVLTGYKVRVDIDEHYISRVFNGLTGDATIGTKTYQLRVKKVYTQVTNGRFQVDMEFTGAVPKDIRRGQTLQISLALSDETTAVLLARGGFFQQTGGNWVFKVSEDGKTAYKAEVLLGRQNPDYFEVLKGLKPGDKVVTSSYENYGDMQELVLKK; the protein is encoded by the coding sequence GTGGACAGAGCAATTGAAAAGAAGTTTTGGAATAAAAAAAGGATATGGACCATTGCAGGTGTTACTGCGTTGGTATCATTAATTGTTTCCAGTATTGTATTGGCAGGCGGAAAAAGCAAACTGAATGTGGATACAGAGCGGATTACGATCAGCGAAGTAAAGAAGGCGCCCTTTAAAGAATATATCCCGGTAAATGGGGTGGTGCTGCCCATCAGTACGATTTACCTGGATGCAATGGAAGGCGGGCGGGTGGAAGAAAAATATGTGGAGGATGGTGCTATGATGAAAAAAGGCGAACCTATTCTGCGCCTGAGCAATACCGACCTGGAGCTGAACCTGATTGGCCAGCAATCTTCTGTTTACACTACATTGGCACAGGTGCAATTAGCAAAAACCACGGCTCAGCAGAATACGGTAAACAACCTGAACCAGATGACCGATGCCGAAAGTCAATTGAAGGAAGCAGAACGTTTGTATAACCTCAACAAATACCTGTACGAAAATAAAGCCATTGGAGAGCAGGAATTCCGGAAGTCGGAGATTGATTATAATTATAAATTAAAGAAAAGGGACCTGGCGGAAAAGATTACTGAGCAAGATCAGCAGTCTAATAAAATACAAACCAAACAGGCAAGCCAGTCGTTTAGCAACTCCCAGAAAGCATTGAATTTATATAGCCGCAAAGTAGGCGACCTGATCCTTCGTGCGCCGGTAGACGGGCAACTGACCTCCCTGGATGCAGAGATCGGACAGTCAAAAAATAAAGGCGAGCGACTGGGGCAGATCGATGTGCTGACGGGGTATAAAGTTCGGGTGGATATTGATGAACACTATATCTCCCGCGTATTTAACGGACTGACGGGTGATGCAACGATCGGAACAAAGACCTACCAACTGCGGGTGAAAAAAGTGTATACCCAGGTAACAAACGGGCGCTTCCAGGTGGACATGGAATTTACAGGAGCTGTGCCAAAAGATATCCGTCGCGGACAAACGCTGCAGATCAGCCTGGCCTTAAGTGATGAAACAACGGCGGTATTGCTGGCCCGTGGCGGCTTTTTTCAGCAAACAGGCGGCAACTGGGTATTTAAGGTTAGTGAAGACGGTAAAACAGCTTATAAGGCTGAAGTGCTGCTGGGACGCCAGAATCCTGATTACTTTGAAGTGCTGAAGGGCCTGAAACCCGGCGATAAAGTGGTAACCAGCAGCTATGAAAATTACGGGGATATGCAGGAGCTGGTGTTGAAGAAGTAG